The following are encoded in a window of bacterium genomic DNA:
- a CDS encoding AbrB/MazE/SpoVT family DNA-binding domain-containing protein, translating into MIKKLCNVGNSNALILDKPILELLGLEEEGQVKLTISDGSLIITPTEPRPVDQDRFESSLERVIEERRRVLRRLAE; encoded by the coding sequence ATGATCAAGAAACTGTGCAACGTCGGTAACAGCAACGCGTTGATCCTGGACAAACCGATCCTGGAACTGCTCGGACTCGAGGAGGAGGGACAGGTCAAGCTGACCATAAGCGACGGTTCTCTGATCATCACACCCACAGAGCCGCGACCCGTAGATCAGGATCGCTTCGAGTCGAGTCTCGAACGGGTCATCGAGGAACGCCGGCGCGTCTTGAGGCGGCTCGCGGAGTGA